One Acidimicrobiia bacterium DNA window includes the following coding sequences:
- a CDS encoding Flp family type IVb pilin: MRARFSDSDRGAAMVEYALLVALIAVVCIVAITTIGTNSNGKFNSAGSSLN; encoded by the coding sequence ATGCGAGCCCGGTTCTCCGACAGCGACCGTGGCGCAGCCATGGTGGAGTACGCCCTGCTCGTCGCCCTCATCGCCGTGGTCTGCATCGTCGCCATTACCACCATCGGTACTAACTCCAACGGCAAATTCAATTCCGCCGGGTCGAGCCTCAACTG